In the genome of Vidua macroura isolate BioBank_ID:100142 chromosome 19, ASM2450914v1, whole genome shotgun sequence, one region contains:
- the LRRC45 gene encoding leucine-rich repeat-containing protein 45 isoform X1: MERFGREYARLCAAAGAAPQESVLRRLREPAGARGRLDLAAQSLSLPTCSALARLLPGAAPFAALALGDCGLSEEGVRLLLHGLCTNTTVKSLDLKGNNLRTVGAEALGKLLRQNKSIRSLTLEWNSLGMWEEGFSFFCQGLRANNFLQRLDLRNNQINHQGAGELAMALTQNTSLQELDLRWNNIGLLGGRALLNCLHSNKTLKRLELAGNNVPGDILKAVEQALDHNQDREAILSEAQNQVNILSKEVLSLKDEKNKQFMDFVDTVDKQKEERARSEKMSAARVSQLQEALDEQYSIMNSLKTKLQMTEAALALSEQKVHNLGELVNAMKQEQNSVSECHFKELQQQKQEGADREGRLLHDLSAAREKNLLLRNQVDELERKCKVQQDQLFQVKQDLTNTTAELKLRAVEAEERLEMEKRRFKQSLEDMESLRVKEVDRMAQQMEASERSMHDRIQRLEAIRISLDEELSQVKAAALTERGRAEEELIKVRSQARLEEQQRLEHLEEKLRLMTESRDEAQNCCLKQKEMVAEAQAKAKQLSLYADGLRRRLEELQQDLDRKEEEKVTELSKVKVELQEQIGHLEAERTAQDGLREKIAALERQLKALSSNHREALLDKEGEISLLLEKLRMKEAEISRMREEEAQRASFLQNAIMAYVQGSPLGTHSSRK; the protein is encoded by the exons ATGGAGCGGTTCGGGCGCGAGTACGCGCGGCTGtgcgcggcggcgggcgcggccccgcAGGAGAGCGTGCTGCGGCGGCTGCGGGAGCCcgcgggggcgcggggccgcctGGACCTGGCGGCGCAGAGCCTCTCGCTGCCCACGTGCAGCGCGCTGGCCCGGCTGCTGCCCGGTGCTGCGCCCTTCGCCGCGCTGGCGCTCGGCGACTGCGGCTTGAGCGAGGAAG GTGTAAGACTTTTGTTACATGGTCTTTGCACCAACACCACAGTCAAATCTTTGGATCTGAAG GGAAATAACCTGCGAACCGTGGGAGCTGAGGCTTTGGGAAAACTTCTTAGGCAGAACAAATCCATCAGGAG CTTAACCTTAGAGTGGAACAGCCTCGGCATGTGGGAGGAGGgcttctcctttttctgccaAGGACTGAGAGCAAACAACTTTCTTCAGCGTCTGGATCTGCGCAATAACCAGATTAACCATCAAGGAGCTGGAGAGCTGGCCATGGCACTGACACAAAATACCAGCCTTCAGGAGCTGG ATTTGCGATGGAATAACATTGGGCTTCTGGGTGGCCGAGCTTTGCTGAACTGCTTGCATAGCAACAAGACACTGaagaggctggagctggcagggaacaATGTTCCTGGTGACATCCTGAAAGCTGTGG AACAAGCCTTGGATCACAACCAAGACCGTGAGGCTATCCTGAGTGAGGCCCAGAACCAAGTGAACATCCTCAGCAAGGAGGTTTTGAGTCTGAAGGATGAGAAGAACAAGCAG TTCATGGATTTTGTGGATACTGTAGacaagcagaaagaagaaagagccAGGAGTGAGAA AATGTCTGCAGCACGAGTCAGCCAGCTGCAGGAAGCATTGGATGAGCAGTACTCCATTATGAATTCACTGAAAACCAA GCTGCAGATGACTGAagctgccctggctctgtcTGAACAGAAGGTGCACAATTTGGGAGAGCTGGTGAATGCCATGAAACAGGAGCAAAACTCTGTGTCTGAGTGCCATTTCAAGGAGCTCCAGCAACAAAAGCAG GAAGGTGCTGATCGGGAAGGTAGGCTTTTGCATGACTTGTCTGCTGCCAGGGAGAAAAATCTGCTGCTGAGAAATCAG GTGGATGAGTTGGAGAGGAAGTGCAAAGTTCAGCAGGATCAGCTGTTCCAGGTGAAACAAGACTTGACCAACACGACAGCAGAGCTGAAGCTGCGGGCTGTGGAGGCTGAAG AACGTctggaaatggagaaaagaagatTTAAACAAAGCCTTGAAGACATGGAATCTCTTCGGGTAAAAGAG GTGGATCGTATGGCACAGCAGATGGAGGCCAGTGAACGTTCCATGCACGACAGGATCCAGAGGCTGGAGGCCATCAGGATATCTCTGGACGAG gagctgagccaaGTCAAAGCAGCTGCATTAACTGAGCGAGGACGGGCAGAGGAGGAGTTAATAAAAGTCCGGAGTCAGGCACGCTTGGAGGAG CAGCAACGACTAGAACACCTAGAAGAGAAGCTGCGGCTGATGACTGAGTCAAGGgatgaagctcagaactgctGCCTTAAGCAAAAAGAAATGGTTGCTGAAGCCCAGGCCAAAGCCAAACAGTTGAGCCTGTATGCTGATGGGCtcaggaggaggctggaggaACTTCAGCAG GACCTGgacaggaaggaagaggagaaagtgaCAGAGCTAAGTAAGGTGAAAGTGGAATTACAGGAGCAGATTGGGCACCTGGAGGCTGAACGCACAGCCCAGGATGGGCTGAGAGAGAAGATTGCAGCTCTGGAAAGACAGCTGAAAG CCCTATCCAGTAATCACCGTGAAGCACTGCTGGACAAGGAGGGTGAgatctctctgctgctggagaaacTGAGAATGAAGGAGGCTGAGATCTCCAGGATGAGGGAAGAGGAAGCCCAGCGAGCAAGTTTCTTGCAGAATGCCATCATGGCATATGTGCAGGGATCTCCCTTGGGAACCCACAGTTCTAGGAAGTGA
- the LRRC45 gene encoding leucine-rich repeat-containing protein 45 isoform X2, translating to MYELTGVRLLLHGLCTNTTVKSLDLKGNNLRTVGAEALGKLLRQNKSIRSLTLEWNSLGMWEEGFSFFCQGLRANNFLQRLDLRNNQINHQGAGELAMALTQNTSLQELDLRWNNIGLLGGRALLNCLHSNKTLKRLELAGNNVPGDILKAVEQALDHNQDREAILSEAQNQVNILSKEVLSLKDEKNKQFMDFVDTVDKQKEERARSEKMSAARVSQLQEALDEQYSIMNSLKTKLQMTEAALALSEQKVHNLGELVNAMKQEQNSVSECHFKELQQQKQEGADREGRLLHDLSAAREKNLLLRNQVDELERKCKVQQDQLFQVKQDLTNTTAELKLRAVEAEERLEMEKRRFKQSLEDMESLRVKEVDRMAQQMEASERSMHDRIQRLEAIRISLDEELSQVKAAALTERGRAEEELIKVRSQARLEEQQRLEHLEEKLRLMTESRDEAQNCCLKQKEMVAEAQAKAKQLSLYADGLRRRLEELQQDLDRKEEEKVTELSKVKVELQEQIGHLEAERTAQDGLREKIAALERQLKALSSNHREALLDKEGEISLLLEKLRMKEAEISRMREEEAQRASFLQNAIMAYVQGSPLGTHSSRK from the exons ATGTACGAGCTGACAG GTGTAAGACTTTTGTTACATGGTCTTTGCACCAACACCACAGTCAAATCTTTGGATCTGAAG GGAAATAACCTGCGAACCGTGGGAGCTGAGGCTTTGGGAAAACTTCTTAGGCAGAACAAATCCATCAGGAG CTTAACCTTAGAGTGGAACAGCCTCGGCATGTGGGAGGAGGgcttctcctttttctgccaAGGACTGAGAGCAAACAACTTTCTTCAGCGTCTGGATCTGCGCAATAACCAGATTAACCATCAAGGAGCTGGAGAGCTGGCCATGGCACTGACACAAAATACCAGCCTTCAGGAGCTGG ATTTGCGATGGAATAACATTGGGCTTCTGGGTGGCCGAGCTTTGCTGAACTGCTTGCATAGCAACAAGACACTGaagaggctggagctggcagggaacaATGTTCCTGGTGACATCCTGAAAGCTGTGG AACAAGCCTTGGATCACAACCAAGACCGTGAGGCTATCCTGAGTGAGGCCCAGAACCAAGTGAACATCCTCAGCAAGGAGGTTTTGAGTCTGAAGGATGAGAAGAACAAGCAG TTCATGGATTTTGTGGATACTGTAGacaagcagaaagaagaaagagccAGGAGTGAGAA AATGTCTGCAGCACGAGTCAGCCAGCTGCAGGAAGCATTGGATGAGCAGTACTCCATTATGAATTCACTGAAAACCAA GCTGCAGATGACTGAagctgccctggctctgtcTGAACAGAAGGTGCACAATTTGGGAGAGCTGGTGAATGCCATGAAACAGGAGCAAAACTCTGTGTCTGAGTGCCATTTCAAGGAGCTCCAGCAACAAAAGCAG GAAGGTGCTGATCGGGAAGGTAGGCTTTTGCATGACTTGTCTGCTGCCAGGGAGAAAAATCTGCTGCTGAGAAATCAG GTGGATGAGTTGGAGAGGAAGTGCAAAGTTCAGCAGGATCAGCTGTTCCAGGTGAAACAAGACTTGACCAACACGACAGCAGAGCTGAAGCTGCGGGCTGTGGAGGCTGAAG AACGTctggaaatggagaaaagaagatTTAAACAAAGCCTTGAAGACATGGAATCTCTTCGGGTAAAAGAG GTGGATCGTATGGCACAGCAGATGGAGGCCAGTGAACGTTCCATGCACGACAGGATCCAGAGGCTGGAGGCCATCAGGATATCTCTGGACGAG gagctgagccaaGTCAAAGCAGCTGCATTAACTGAGCGAGGACGGGCAGAGGAGGAGTTAATAAAAGTCCGGAGTCAGGCACGCTTGGAGGAG CAGCAACGACTAGAACACCTAGAAGAGAAGCTGCGGCTGATGACTGAGTCAAGGgatgaagctcagaactgctGCCTTAAGCAAAAAGAAATGGTTGCTGAAGCCCAGGCCAAAGCCAAACAGTTGAGCCTGTATGCTGATGGGCtcaggaggaggctggaggaACTTCAGCAG GACCTGgacaggaaggaagaggagaaagtgaCAGAGCTAAGTAAGGTGAAAGTGGAATTACAGGAGCAGATTGGGCACCTGGAGGCTGAACGCACAGCCCAGGATGGGCTGAGAGAGAAGATTGCAGCTCTGGAAAGACAGCTGAAAG CCCTATCCAGTAATCACCGTGAAGCACTGCTGGACAAGGAGGGTGAgatctctctgctgctggagaaacTGAGAATGAAGGAGGCTGAGATCTCCAGGATGAGGGAAGAGGAAGCCCAGCGAGCAAGTTTCTTGCAGAATGCCATCATGGCATATGTGCAGGGATCTCCCTTGGGAACCCACAGTTCTAGGAAGTGA
- the LRRC45 gene encoding leucine-rich repeat-containing protein 45 isoform X3 has translation MWEEGFSFFCQGLRANNFLQRLDLRNNQINHQGAGELAMALTQNTSLQELDLRWNNIGLLGGRALLNCLHSNKTLKRLELAGNNVPGDILKAVEQALDHNQDREAILSEAQNQVNILSKEVLSLKDEKNKQFMDFVDTVDKQKEERARSEKMSAARVSQLQEALDEQYSIMNSLKTKLQMTEAALALSEQKVHNLGELVNAMKQEQNSVSECHFKELQQQKQEGADREGRLLHDLSAAREKNLLLRNQVDELERKCKVQQDQLFQVKQDLTNTTAELKLRAVEAEERLEMEKRRFKQSLEDMESLRVKEVDRMAQQMEASERSMHDRIQRLEAIRISLDEELSQVKAAALTERGRAEEELIKVRSQARLEEQQRLEHLEEKLRLMTESRDEAQNCCLKQKEMVAEAQAKAKQLSLYADGLRRRLEELQQDLDRKEEEKVTELSKVKVELQEQIGHLEAERTAQDGLREKIAALERQLKALSSNHREALLDKEGEISLLLEKLRMKEAEISRMREEEAQRASFLQNAIMAYVQGSPLGTHSSRK, from the exons ATGTGGGAGGAGGgcttctcctttttctgccaAGGACTGAGAGCAAACAACTTTCTTCAGCGTCTGGATCTGCGCAATAACCAGATTAACCATCAAGGAGCTGGAGAGCTGGCCATGGCACTGACACAAAATACCAGCCTTCAGGAGCTGG ATTTGCGATGGAATAACATTGGGCTTCTGGGTGGCCGAGCTTTGCTGAACTGCTTGCATAGCAACAAGACACTGaagaggctggagctggcagggaacaATGTTCCTGGTGACATCCTGAAAGCTGTGG AACAAGCCTTGGATCACAACCAAGACCGTGAGGCTATCCTGAGTGAGGCCCAGAACCAAGTGAACATCCTCAGCAAGGAGGTTTTGAGTCTGAAGGATGAGAAGAACAAGCAG TTCATGGATTTTGTGGATACTGTAGacaagcagaaagaagaaagagccAGGAGTGAGAA AATGTCTGCAGCACGAGTCAGCCAGCTGCAGGAAGCATTGGATGAGCAGTACTCCATTATGAATTCACTGAAAACCAA GCTGCAGATGACTGAagctgccctggctctgtcTGAACAGAAGGTGCACAATTTGGGAGAGCTGGTGAATGCCATGAAACAGGAGCAAAACTCTGTGTCTGAGTGCCATTTCAAGGAGCTCCAGCAACAAAAGCAG GAAGGTGCTGATCGGGAAGGTAGGCTTTTGCATGACTTGTCTGCTGCCAGGGAGAAAAATCTGCTGCTGAGAAATCAG GTGGATGAGTTGGAGAGGAAGTGCAAAGTTCAGCAGGATCAGCTGTTCCAGGTGAAACAAGACTTGACCAACACGACAGCAGAGCTGAAGCTGCGGGCTGTGGAGGCTGAAG AACGTctggaaatggagaaaagaagatTTAAACAAAGCCTTGAAGACATGGAATCTCTTCGGGTAAAAGAG GTGGATCGTATGGCACAGCAGATGGAGGCCAGTGAACGTTCCATGCACGACAGGATCCAGAGGCTGGAGGCCATCAGGATATCTCTGGACGAG gagctgagccaaGTCAAAGCAGCTGCATTAACTGAGCGAGGACGGGCAGAGGAGGAGTTAATAAAAGTCCGGAGTCAGGCACGCTTGGAGGAG CAGCAACGACTAGAACACCTAGAAGAGAAGCTGCGGCTGATGACTGAGTCAAGGgatgaagctcagaactgctGCCTTAAGCAAAAAGAAATGGTTGCTGAAGCCCAGGCCAAAGCCAAACAGTTGAGCCTGTATGCTGATGGGCtcaggaggaggctggaggaACTTCAGCAG GACCTGgacaggaaggaagaggagaaagtgaCAGAGCTAAGTAAGGTGAAAGTGGAATTACAGGAGCAGATTGGGCACCTGGAGGCTGAACGCACAGCCCAGGATGGGCTGAGAGAGAAGATTGCAGCTCTGGAAAGACAGCTGAAAG CCCTATCCAGTAATCACCGTGAAGCACTGCTGGACAAGGAGGGTGAgatctctctgctgctggagaaacTGAGAATGAAGGAGGCTGAGATCTCCAGGATGAGGGAAGAGGAAGCCCAGCGAGCAAGTTTCTTGCAGAATGCCATCATGGCATATGTGCAGGGATCTCCCTTGGGAACCCACAGTTCTAGGAAGTGA